From a region of the Lactuca sativa cultivar Salinas chromosome 4, Lsat_Salinas_v11, whole genome shotgun sequence genome:
- the LOC111882146 gene encoding uncharacterized protein LOC111882146: MVIVFFTVVFKTFSEANSLPHLCIYMVAGDFTLIRDLDVLKDIFTMKLRVIRLWTLDNYYNKNELFSIEFILIDEEGNKIQGYVPKAYIYKFKKLLKEGEAFIIKSPNLAKMQERSFQLTNQLQKLALNLDSIVTPCDNFSGSVNGFDFVDYRAIIDGTVPDNMSLVVVGEIDARNADRKRHRIRIQIQDASGLQLDVNLWGDYGYTFLHYIQKNPNNVRIVIILQFAKISVWQDRRSVNMYYDVSKFIINSDIDDINVFKKSLDQDGPHENSKSTFTYMKSNRSSENDDFLLNNDLKTIADIFEPLEVTQNLKDIYGIIAFRYLFFNTTYIPFLSFYSTRKKIYVIVAAIKGILQNKDWYYPACTNCNTRAFSDTPSNEANVIGSFQHAKYECRNPKCTKTVTSVIPRFMITVRVQDHTGSITLTMFEEDAKKLLKISAKDLIAKTARLGFGTGLYPSEINVLKDTKLAFIVSISKYNLERKNNQYSILRSSDDDKLIQQLEKNFVVSEGCNSQSFDVGTTDYESQDNKGIKDVISQTDDNVTPTNVFKSTATSPKKKFDTSKGLKRALEDVFVLDVNDKMSSSKATKVGGEDGQVKYLKVNLEK, from the exons ATGGTCATTGTTTTCTTTACTGTTGTATTCAAAACGTTTTCAGAGGCTAATTCTCTTCCACATCTCTGCATCTACATGGTTGCTGGTGATTTTACTCTCATAAGAGATCTCGATGTCTTGAAGGACATCTTCACAATGAAGCTTCGTGTTATCAGATTATGGACACTTGACAATTACTAcaacaaaaatgaacttttctcTATTGAATTTATTCTAATAGATGAAGAG GGTAACAAAATCCAAGGTTATGTCCCTAAAGCTTACATTTACAAGTTCAAAAAACTTCTAAAAGAAGGTGAAGCTTTTATCATCAAATCTCCAAATTTAGCAAAGATGCAGGAAAGAAGCTTTCAACTTACCAATCAACTACAAAAGCTTGCTTTGAATCTGGATAGTATTGTTACTCCGTGTGACAATTTTTCGGGATCAGTAAATGGCTTTGATTTTGTTGACTATCGGGCGATTATCGATGGCACTGTTCCAGATAATATGTCATTGG TAGTAGTTGGGGAAATAGATGCTCGAAATGCAGATCGAAAAAGGCATAGGATCAGAATACAAATCCAAGATGCCAG TGGTTTGCAATTGGATGTTAACCTTTGGGGCGATTATGGTTACACATTCTTACATTATATCCAAAAGAATCCAAACAATGTCCGCATCGTCATAATCCTTCAATTTGCAAAGATTAGTGTTTGGCAAG ATCGCCGATCCGTCAATATGTACTATGATGTATCGAAGTTCATCATCAATAGTGACATTGATgacataaatgttttcaaaaaaag TTTGGATCAAGATGGTCCCCATGAAAACTCAAAGAGTACGTTCACCTATATGAAATCTAATCGAAGTTCTGAAAATGATGATTTCCTGCTTAATAATGATCTGAAAACAATTGCTGACATTTTCGAGCCACTTGAGGTAACACAAAATCTGAAAGATATTTATGGAATTATTGCATTTCGTTATTTATTTTTCAATACAACTTACATTCCATTTCTATCGTTTTATTCAACCAGgaaaaaaatatatgttattGTTGCGGCAATTAAAGGAATTCTTCAAAATAAAGATTGGTATTACCCAGCATGTACAAACTGCAATACCAGGGCATTTTCAGACACGCCTTCTAATGAAGCGAATGTCATCGGATCATTTCAACACGCAAAATATGAATGTCGAAATCCAAAATGCACAAAAACTGTAACATCAGTTATTCCAAG GTTCATGATTACGGTGCGTGTTCAAGATCATACTGGAAGTATCACTCTAACAATGTTTGAAGAAGACGCGAAGAAGCTTCTTAAAATTTCTGCGAAAGATTTAATTGCAAAGACAGCTcgg CTTGGTTTTGGTACTGGCTTATACCCCTCTGAAATTAATGTCTTGAAAGATACGAAATTAGCTTTCATAGTTTCTATTTCAAAAtacaatcttgaaaggaaaaacaATCAATATAGTATTTTGAGGAGTAGTGATGATGACAAGTTGATACAACAGTTGGAAAAAAACTTTGTCGTTTCAGAG GGATGTAATTCACAATCGTTTGATGTTGGTACCACTGATTATGAATCTCAAGATAACAAGGGTATAAAG GATGTCATATCTCAGACTGATGATAATGTTACACCAACCAATGTTTTCAAATCGACAGCCACAAGTCCAAAAAAGAAATTTGACACATCAAAGGGTTTGAAGCGAGCTCTTGAGGACGTATTTGTTTTGGATGTGAACGACAAGATGTCGTCATCAAAGGCTACAAAAGTTGGAGGGGAAGATGGACAGGTGAAATATTTGAAGGTGAATTTGGAAAAGTGA